Part of the Candidatus Latescibacterota bacterium genome is shown below.
ATCGTACCATCGCTCACGGCCTTCCTCACCGCATCGAACTGGATGATCGGAACGAGCTCGAAGGTATAGCCCGGGATCGCCTGGCTGAGTTTGTCTGTGGTAGGTCCCCATTTTTCGAAAGCTGCTTTAATGCCGCTGTGGGCCCGAACACCGATCCGGACAGTTTCATCCGGGATGGAGCGGTCTGAAGACTCGGTGCTACAAACCGCTGTGTGCATCAGCGCCACAGCCAGCATAACGGTGAACGACACCTTTAGAGTGGTGTATGGGTGACGAAGTATTAAAGAATATTTCATACTAAGTAATATTTTTACAGGAACTGCTGTTTATTGTCAAGAAACTGTGACATGCTGCGACCAAAAAATATGAGTTGATTTACCTATGATTTATGGAAGTCCCTCGGCAGATTGTCCGATAATGAACGCCTGTTGTTCCGTTTCCGGACAACATATGTGGTGTTGATGTTATGTAACTTGCAAATATACAACCTGTTATGATTGTGGCATGTTGTTTGTATAGGCATTCCTGTAGATAGCATATTATCGGTGGCACGAATTGGAGTGAAATGATCAGGAATTATTTCAAAATAGCCTTAAGAAACCTGGCAAGATACAAGATGTATTCCCTTATCAATATCCTGGGACTCGCGATAGGTATGGCCGGATTTATCCTGATCACACTCTGGGTGCACCACGAGAAGAGTTTTGACAGGTTCCACGAGGGACATGAAAATATTTACAGGGTTTTGAGCTTCGGGGACAAATACTTCAAAAACGGTTTTGATGGAACTCCTGGTCCCCTCGGTGCGAAAGCGGTCGAGGGGGTCCCCGAGGTTCAGGCAGCATGCAAGTTCGGGATGTTTCCCAAGCTGGCATTCAGGTACAAAGACAATGTCTTCTTCGAGAAGTCGGGGGTCGTCGTATCCGACACATTTCTCGATATATTTTCGTACGAACTGATCAAGGGTGACAGAAATACAGTTCTATCAGATCCATCAAGCATAGTGATAACCGAATCAATGGCCGAAAGGTACTTCGGTGAAGAAGATCCGATCGGAAAAGTGTTAGTCTCGGAAGGATTCGAGGGGATGGTCTCGGGTGTGTTAAAAGACGTCCCCTCGAACTCCACTTTAAGGTTTGACTATTTCATCTCGTTTGGGTTCTACCGGCGGGTCGGAGGTTCGGACAGCAACTGGTCGGCTTACAATTATTCGACATACCTTCGGTTGGCGGAAGGATCAGATACTGGCCGGGTCGCTGAACTCATGACCGATATAGCCCGGGATAACAATAGCGCCCAGGTGTCTAATTCTGGTTGCTGGTACAGGCTCGAGCCGATGATAGACGTGCACCTCAGCAGTCACAACATCGGATCATCTCGTGAGCTTGTGGGCGACAAGAGGATGGTCTTTGCTTTCTCGATCACTGCGTTGTTCGTTCTTATCCTCGCATGTATCAACTTCATGAATCTTTCGACTGCCAGAGCTGGCCGGCGGGCAAGAGAGATAGGCCTGAGGAAAGTCGTCGGTGCCGGAAGAGCATCGATCGTGCGTCAGTTCTACGGTGAATCGTTGATCTATTCGATCCTCGCGATGGTCCTTGCTGTGTTGCTGGCAGACTTGATGCTTCCCTGGTTCAACCGGGTATCGGGCAAGGAACTGGTGATAGCATATTCCTCGACCAGGCTGATCGTCCTGTTGCTCGGGACAATAGCATTTACCACGCTGACGGCTGGAAGTTATCCAGCGCTGTATCTCTCGGCCTTCAATCCTGCTTCGGTCCTGAAAGGGGAATTCACCCAGGGCAGGAGAGGTATCCGTTTCAGGAAAAGCCTGGTCGTAGGTCAGTTTGCGCTTTCCATTCTACTTCTTGTAACGGCTTCCTTCATGTCGAAGCAGATGCATTTCATGGCCAGGAAGGACCTTGGATTCAACAGGGAAAATCTCATCTATTTCCCGGTCAACACAGAGATCGTAGAGCGGTACGAACATGTCAAGAACTCACTTCTGGGAAAGCCTGGTATCATCTCGGTCAGTGCCCAGAACACTTTGGTCCCCGAGGTCCCCTGCAGGATGACCGGGTATAAATGGGATGGCAAGGATCCGGATCACAGCCAGGATATGATCTTCTCGCTTGTCGATTTCGATTTCTTCAGGACGATGGGATTGGAGATGAAAGAGGGAAGAGTCTTTTCGAGGGACTATTCGACGGATGCCACGTCGGCCTATATCCTCAATGAGGAGGCGATAAGGCAGATGAAGATTGCGGATCCGATCGGAAAAGGATTCGCGATGGTAGACCGGTCCGGAACGATCACCGGTATAGTAAAAGACGCGAACCTCAGATCGCTTCATGTCCAGGTCGAACCGCATGTCTTTCTTATCACAGAGGATATGTCCCGGATGAATTCATACGGCATAGTCCTCGTTCGGATCGATGGGAACAGGACTTCAGAGGCTATCGCCGGTATTGATGGTGTCTGGAACGAAGTCTGTTCTGATAAACCGTTCGAATACCATTTCATGGACGAGACCTACGACAGGTTGTATACCGCGGAGGCGCGTGCCGGAAAAGTGATTAACTCGTTCACGGTATTTGCCATACTTATCTCCTGCCTCGGACTGTTCGGTCTGGCAGCGTTCATGGCAGAGCAGAAGACCAGGGAGATAGGGATAAGAAAGGTGATGGGGGCATCCGTTGGGAATATCATCATTCTTCTTTCGAAGGAATTTTCAAAGAGCGTCATGTATGCCAATATCGTAGCATGGCCCGCCGCCTACTTCATCGTCAGGCGAGTACTTCAGATATACGCGTACCGGATCGATATCACGCCCTGGATCTTCCTCTACTCGGGGGTGGCCGCGCTTGCGATCGCGATGATCACTATCTGCTGGCAGGCTGTCAGAGCTGCCCTGTCCGACCCCGTGAAGGCTGTCAGGTACGAGTAGATATCGAGTTTGCGTAAAGGGTCCTCATCACATATAATCATCCCATGAATGAAAAAGAACTGGTCATCCGCGCCCGTGGGGGCGACAGGAAGGCCTTCAACGAGCTTATTTCGAACTATATAGACAAGATCTATCGTCTTGGTTTCAAGGTCTCCGGTAACGAGGAAGATGCTCAGGACATCCTGCAGGAGACCTTTCTCAAGGCTATCGACAAGATAGAGAGCTTCAGGAGCGAAGCTTCCTTTGGTACGTGGCTCTATTCCATAGCGATGAATGTCATGAGAGCCTGTTTCGCCAAAAGGAAGAAGATGGAGTTGAAGACTATCGAGGAGTATGTGCCTGATCACTCGGATACTGGATCTTCCAGGCTGCTCGAATGGAACGATCCTCACGAGATGTTCGAGAACAGCCAGATCCGCGGGATCATAGACGATTTTATAGCGGAAATGCCCGGGGAGAACAGCACACCTTTCATACTGAGATATATAGATGAGATGCCGGTCAAGGATATCGCCGATGTGATGGAGCTGAGCGTGCCCGCCGTCAAATCCAGGATACTGAGGGCAAGGCTCGCTCTGCGGGAGCATATCTCGTCGAAGATGGAGGAGAGGAAGATATGAAAGACTGCACCGATTATATTCAGAATCTATGCTCATACGTTGATGGAGAGGCCGACGACTCTATCTGTAGAGAGATAGAAAAACATCTCAGGGATTGTCCCGAATGCAGGGTCATGGTGGATACATTGAAAAAGACCGTGGTTCTCTGCAAGGAGGGTGAGGAGAAGCACATTTCGATAGAGCTTCGCGCCAGGCTGGAATCCATTCTTGAGAAGAAGTGGAAGGAAAGATTCGGGAACGAGGCCGATGAGCAGACCCCGCCCGATAGCGAAGAGGCCGTTCCAGATGTCGAAGATAGTGATTCCGGCGACGAAAAATAGCTTTTTTTACCCCCGTAGCCATCTTGTTACACTCGTGTAACGTTTTTGATACAAGCCTGTTACAATTATATTACAAATAATCAGATTATTTTAGAATCGTTTTGGCCCCTTTTCTATCTAAAGGGTTAAATACGTTGATTTTTTGATGGGAAAGGAAAGGTAAAATGAAAAACTTAAGGCGATTTGTCGAAGATTTCTCGATCGATCATCCGTGGATGGTCATCGGGGCTGTTACGGTGATTACCGTCTTTTTCGCGTTCCAGCTTCCAGGCATCAAGATCGATACCGATCCGGAGAATATGCTTCAGGCTGACGAGCCGGCAAGACTCTTCGATCATGAGGTAAAGGAAGAGTTCGCGATCTCCGATTTTATAGCAGTCGGAGTCGTAGTAGAGGAAGGGGCGTTTACGAAGGAGATCCTGACTGACATTTACAGGATCGTCGAAGATGTCTCAGAGATCGAAGGCGTCGTGGCCGATGATATTCTGTCTCCCTCCACTGTCGATGATATCAGTCAGGGAGATGACGGGATCATGACTGTATCGACACTTCTCGACGAGGAACCCGAGGATGACGCAAGGGCCGAATATATACTCGAAAGGATCAGGAGCAACCCCGTGTTCAAGGGGAAGCTCGCTTCAGATGACGGCAAGGCGATCGCACTTTTCATTCCCATCGAAAACAAGAACATGTCTCACAGGATCGCCGGTGAGATAGAGAAGGTCATCGAGAAGCATTCTTCCGGACAGGATTATTTTATCGCGGGGCTGCCGGTGGCCGAAGACAGTTTCGGGGCCGAGATGTTCAAGCAGATGGCATTCAGCGCTCCTATGGCCGGATTGATCATCTTTCTGCTTCTGCTGCTCTTCTTCAGGAATGCCAGGATTGTCATCGCTCCCATGATCGTGGCAGTCGTTTCGGTGATCTGGACGATGGGTCTTCTGGTGCTAACTGGAAATACCGTTCATATTATGAGTTCGATGATACCGATCTTTCTGATTCCCATAGCGGTACTGAATTCGATACATATCATCTCCGAGTTTCATGACGAGTTTCATCGTTACAAGCACAAGAAGACTACAATACGCAATTCCATTCTGAAGCTTTTCACCCCGATGCTCTTTACGACCCTGACCACGATCGTCGGTTTCCTTTCTCTTGCCCTTACACCGATTCCGCCGGTCAGGGTGTTTGGTATCTTTGTGGCCTTTGGAATATTCGTCGCGTGGCTGCTGTCGATCACTTTCAACCCGGCATTCGCGGTCCTTATTCCTGACAAATCACTGAGGAATTTTGGCAAGAAAGACGATGCGCACGGTCCTCTTTCCCTGTTCCTTCATCTGTTGAGAGATTTCAACAGGAAATATTACAAGGTTGTTCTGGGCGGTACAGCAGTTGTAGTGATAGTCGCCGTTTTTGGCCTGAGCAAGATAGTGGTAAACGATAATCCCGTGAAGTGGTTCAAGAGCGACCATCCGTTGCGTGTAGCCGATGTGACCCTCAACAGTCACCTTGGGGGCACCTACATGAACTATCTCGTACTTGAGGGGGAAGAGGAAGGGTCAATGAAGGATCCGGCCACACTTGAATATATCGAACGCCTCCAGCTCCACCTTGAGAAGAGCGAGATCGTAGGCGCCGTTACAGGCATCACGGATGTAGTAAAGAAGGTCAGGGTAGAGCTTTTCGATGGAGATCAGAAAAAGTTTGCGATACCTGACAACAGGAAAGAGATCGCGGAGAACCTGTTCCTGTTCGAGATATCGGGTGGAGATCCGGAGGACCTCTACAAGTTCGTCAATCCAGAATATTCAAAGGCGAACCTCTGGGTCCAGTTGAAGGAGGGTGACAACAGGTCTGTTGCTTCGGTAGTTCAGGAGGCTGAAGAATTCATGAATGAAAACAAGCCTCCGGCAACACTGAAAGCTGAGTGGGCGGGGCTTCCCTATATCAATATCGTGTGGCAGAAGAAGATGGTCGAAGGTATGAGAGCGGCTCTTCTCAGCTCATTCGTCGTGGTCTTCCTGATGATGATGGGACTGTTCAAGTCTCCCATCCTGGGCGCCATCTCGATGTTGCCTCTCAGCATCACCATCATGGCCATCTATGCGGCGATAGGATTCATAGGCAAGCCATACGACATGCCGATAGCTGTCCTTTCGTCGCTCACGCTTGGTCTGTCTATCGATTTTGCGATCCATTTCATAAAGAGATCGAAGGAGATCCACAGGGAAACGGGAGATTTCCAGGAGACCTTTGATCAGATGTTCGAAGGTCTCGGAAGGGCTATAAGCAGAAACGTACTCGTAATAGCCATTGGGTTCATTCCGATGTTCTTTTCGATACTGGTTCCGTACATCACGGTAGGGTCGTTCTTCTTTGCGATCATGATGGTGTCGGGAGTAGTCACCATGATGCTTCTGCCATCGATCTTTATAGTGATACAGAAGAGGATCTTTCCGAATGCTGTTGTAGAGACTGAAAAGACCAGGATCAAAAAAGCAAGTTAACGAAATGCACGAGGCTGCCTGAGAGCGGCAATGAACAGGAGGCCATGCGAATGCAGGCCGGAAAGAAGGAGGAGATCATGAACTTGAAAAAAGAAAGATCAGAAAAGACGAAAAGATCATCGTCGGACGAGGGGTTGTTGTCTGCGTCGGGCGGACGAATCCGGCCTGTCGCCATGGGAGTGGCGGTCGCACTGATGCTGGTTCTGACTCAGTTTTCACCTGTGGTCGCGGAAGAGGCGGCAGCTGGTAACTCAGCGGCTGGAAATTCGGCATCACTGGAAAATACTGTTCCGGACGCGGCTCAACTCATGAAGGAAGCACATCTCGTGATGTTTTACGCTGCCGATGACGGTGTCGCGGAAGTCCAGATGAAGATCGTCAACAGCAGGGGCAAGGAAAGGCTTCGTGAGTTTGCCATGATGAGGCTTGACCTCGAAGAGGGTGGCAGACAGGATTACTATACCTACTTCCGCAAGCCTCATGATGTGTCCAGGATGTCTTTCATGGTGCACAAGCTTCCGAAAAAGACTGACAACAGGTGGATCTACATTCCATCGGTGGACCTGATAAAAAGGATCTCATCCGATGACAAGGCGTCGAGTTTTGTGGGTAGCGATTTTACTTACGAGGATATTTCCGGAAGGCACTGGACCGAGGACGATCACAAGCTTCTGAAGGAAGACACCTACAATAATCGAAAGGTCTATGTAGTCGAATCGATCCCACGTGAGAAGTACAAGGGCTTCGCGAGGAAGGTCACCTTCATAGATGCTGAGAACAGACTCATCCTGAAGGAAGAGTATTACAACGCCAAGGGAGAGCTGGCCAGGATCTTCACAGCCGAAAGGATCGAGGAGCATGACGGGATACTCACGCCAGCATATAGAAAGATGGAGAATGTAAAGAAAAAGCAGTATACGACTGTCGAGTTTTCCGGGATCAGATATAACGTGGGCATGAAGGAATCAATCTTCTCGGAGCGTTTTCTCAAGAATCCGCCTCGCGAATATATAAAGTAGGGATGGGGTGATAACGATGATGAGATTTATACAGAAAATGTCGGTAACAATGATGATCCTTATAGTCGCGGCCACTGCGGCCACAGCGACTGATATAAGTGGATTCGTTCAGGGACTATACGGATACGGATCGGACAGGAACAACCCTGTGCCATCGGAATTATCGGCCTCGGAAGTGAGACTCCAGATGCGAATCGAGTCATACTCAGATGCCGCGGAGTATTTTGGACGTCTTGATTTTGTTTATGACGATTACCTGGAACCAGAATACAGGATGATCCTCAGAGAGGGATATTTAAAATTCAACATCGGCAATAATGTTGATATGAAGGTCGGAAGACAAGTCATTACCTGGGGAACAGGAGACCTGATATTCATCAACGATCTGTTCCCGAAGGATTATCAGTCAT
Proteins encoded:
- a CDS encoding ABC transporter permease — encoded protein: MIRNYFKIALRNLARYKMYSLINILGLAIGMAGFILITLWVHHEKSFDRFHEGHENIYRVLSFGDKYFKNGFDGTPGPLGAKAVEGVPEVQAACKFGMFPKLAFRYKDNVFFEKSGVVVSDTFLDIFSYELIKGDRNTVLSDPSSIVITESMAERYFGEEDPIGKVLVSEGFEGMVSGVLKDVPSNSTLRFDYFISFGFYRRVGGSDSNWSAYNYSTYLRLAEGSDTGRVAELMTDIARDNNSAQVSNSGCWYRLEPMIDVHLSSHNIGSSRELVGDKRMVFAFSITALFVLILACINFMNLSTARAGRRAREIGLRKVVGAGRASIVRQFYGESLIYSILAMVLAVLLADLMLPWFNRVSGKELVIAYSSTRLIVLLLGTIAFTTLTAGSYPALYLSAFNPASVLKGEFTQGRRGIRFRKSLVVGQFALSILLLVTASFMSKQMHFMARKDLGFNRENLIYFPVNTEIVERYEHVKNSLLGKPGIISVSAQNTLVPEVPCRMTGYKWDGKDPDHSQDMIFSLVDFDFFRTMGLEMKEGRVFSRDYSTDATSAYILNEEAIRQMKIADPIGKGFAMVDRSGTITGIVKDANLRSLHVQVEPHVFLITEDMSRMNSYGIVLVRIDGNRTSEAIAGIDGVWNEVCSDKPFEYHFMDETYDRLYTAEARAGKVINSFTVFAILISCLGLFGLAAFMAEQKTREIGIRKVMGASVGNIIILLSKEFSKSVMYANIVAWPAAYFIVRRVLQIYAYRIDITPWIFLYSGVAALAIAMITICWQAVRAALSDPVKAVRYE
- a CDS encoding MMPL family transporter; translated protein: MKNLRRFVEDFSIDHPWMVIGAVTVITVFFAFQLPGIKIDTDPENMLQADEPARLFDHEVKEEFAISDFIAVGVVVEEGAFTKEILTDIYRIVEDVSEIEGVVADDILSPSTVDDISQGDDGIMTVSTLLDEEPEDDARAEYILERIRSNPVFKGKLASDDGKAIALFIPIENKNMSHRIAGEIEKVIEKHSSGQDYFIAGLPVAEDSFGAEMFKQMAFSAPMAGLIIFLLLLLFFRNARIVIAPMIVAVVSVIWTMGLLVLTGNTVHIMSSMIPIFLIPIAVLNSIHIISEFHDEFHRYKHKKTTIRNSILKLFTPMLFTTLTTIVGFLSLALTPIPPVRVFGIFVAFGIFVAWLLSITFNPAFAVLIPDKSLRNFGKKDDAHGPLSLFLHLLRDFNRKYYKVVLGGTAVVVIVAVFGLSKIVVNDNPVKWFKSDHPLRVADVTLNSHLGGTYMNYLVLEGEEEGSMKDPATLEYIERLQLHLEKSEIVGAVTGITDVVKKVRVELFDGDQKKFAIPDNRKEIAENLFLFEISGGDPEDLYKFVNPEYSKANLWVQLKEGDNRSVASVVQEAEEFMNENKPPATLKAEWAGLPYINIVWQKKMVEGMRAALLSSFVVVFLMMMGLFKSPILGAISMLPLSITIMAIYAAIGFIGKPYDMPIAVLSSLTLGLSIDFAIHFIKRSKEIHRETGDFQETFDQMFEGLGRAISRNVLVIAIGFIPMFFSILVPYITVGSFFFAIMMVSGVVTMMLLPSIFIVIQKRIFPNAVVETEKTRIKKAS
- a CDS encoding sigma-70 family RNA polymerase sigma factor — encoded protein: MNEKELVIRARGGDRKAFNELISNYIDKIYRLGFKVSGNEEDAQDILQETFLKAIDKIESFRSEASFGTWLYSIAMNVMRACFAKRKKMELKTIEEYVPDHSDTGSSRLLEWNDPHEMFENSQIRGIIDDFIAEMPGENSTPFILRYIDEMPVKDIADVMELSVPAVKSRILRARLALREHISSKMEERKI
- a CDS encoding outer membrane lipoprotein-sorting protein, encoding MQAGKKEEIMNLKKERSEKTKRSSSDEGLLSASGGRIRPVAMGVAVALMLVLTQFSPVVAEEAAAGNSAAGNSASLENTVPDAAQLMKEAHLVMFYAADDGVAEVQMKIVNSRGKERLREFAMMRLDLEEGGRQDYYTYFRKPHDVSRMSFMVHKLPKKTDNRWIYIPSVDLIKRISSDDKASSFVGSDFTYEDISGRHWTEDDHKLLKEDTYNNRKVYVVESIPREKYKGFARKVTFIDAENRLILKEEYYNAKGELARIFTAERIEEHDGILTPAYRKMENVKKKQYTTVEFSGIRYNVGMKESIFSERFLKNPPREYIK
- a CDS encoding zf-HC2 domain-containing protein, with translation MKDCTDYIQNLCSYVDGEADDSICREIEKHLRDCPECRVMVDTLKKTVVLCKEGEEKHISIELRARLESILEKKWKERFGNEADEQTPPDSEEAVPDVEDSDSGDEK